In Actinacidiphila yeochonensis CN732, a genomic segment contains:
- the pntB gene encoding Re/Si-specific NAD(P)(+) transhydrogenase subunit beta: MTASSAAQAAYIVAALLFVLSLAGLSRHETSRSGVVFGMAGMAIALAATIGLATRSIAATGVALLVAAMVVGAGIGLWRARRVEMTGMPELIAVLHSFVGLAAVLVGWNGYLDVEARGAGQTEIAHALLRIHHAEVFIGIFIGAVTFTGSIVAFLKLSARIRSSPLMLPGRNHLNLGGLAAFAALTVAFVVSPDEGLLIAVTVVALALGLHLVASIGGGDMPVVVSMLNSYSGWAAAASGFLLDNNLLIVTGALVGSSGAYLSYIMCAAMNRSFLSVIAGGFGLEAAPADDREYGEHRETTAQETADLLRAASSVVITPGYGMAVAQAQYPVAELTRRLRERGVAVRFGIHPVAGRLPGHMNVLLAEAKVPYDIVLEMDEINDDLAATSVVLVIGANDTVNPAAQEDPASPIAGMPVLRVWEAENVVVFKRSMSTGYAGVQNPLFFRENSQMLFGDAKQRVEDILQAL, translated from the coding sequence GTGACCGCCTCCTCCGCCGCGCAGGCGGCGTACATCGTCGCCGCGCTCCTGTTCGTCCTGAGCCTGGCCGGACTGTCCCGGCACGAGACCTCCCGCTCGGGCGTGGTGTTCGGCATGGCCGGCATGGCCATCGCCCTGGCCGCGACCATCGGCCTGGCCACCCGCAGCATCGCCGCGACCGGAGTGGCCCTGCTGGTGGCCGCGATGGTCGTCGGCGCCGGCATCGGCCTGTGGCGGGCCCGGCGGGTCGAGATGACCGGCATGCCCGAGCTGATCGCCGTCCTGCACAGCTTCGTCGGCCTGGCCGCGGTGCTCGTCGGCTGGAACGGCTACCTGGACGTCGAGGCCCGCGGCGCCGGGCAGACCGAGATCGCCCACGCCCTGCTGCGCATCCACCACGCCGAGGTCTTCATCGGGATCTTCATCGGCGCGGTGACGTTCACCGGCTCGATCGTCGCCTTCCTGAAGCTCTCGGCCCGCATCCGCTCCAGCCCGCTGATGCTGCCGGGCCGCAACCACCTCAACCTGGGCGGGCTGGCCGCGTTCGCCGCCCTGACCGTCGCCTTCGTCGTCTCGCCGGACGAGGGGCTGCTGATCGCGGTGACCGTGGTCGCGCTGGCGCTCGGACTGCACCTGGTGGCGTCGATCGGCGGCGGCGACATGCCGGTCGTCGTCTCCATGCTCAACAGCTACTCGGGATGGGCGGCCGCGGCCTCCGGCTTCCTGCTCGACAACAACCTGCTGATCGTCACGGGCGCGCTGGTCGGCTCCTCCGGCGCCTACCTGTCGTACATCATGTGCGCGGCGATGAACCGGTCGTTCCTCTCGGTGATCGCCGGCGGCTTCGGCCTGGAGGCGGCCCCCGCGGACGACCGGGAGTACGGCGAGCACCGCGAGACGACCGCCCAGGAGACGGCCGACCTGCTGCGCGCCGCCTCCTCGGTGGTGATCACACCCGGCTACGGCATGGCGGTGGCCCAGGCGCAGTACCCGGTGGCCGAGCTGACGCGGCGGCTGCGTGAGCGCGGGGTGGCGGTGCGCTTCGGCATCCATCCGGTCGCGGGCCGGCTGCCCGGCCACATGAACGTCCTGCTGGCCGAGGCGAAGGTGCCCTACGACATCGTGCTGGAGATGGACGAGATCAACGACGACCTCGCCGCGACCTCGGTGGTGCTGGTGATCGGCGCCAACGACACGGTCAACCCGGCCGCGCAGGAGGACCCGGCCAGCCCGATCGCGGGCATGCCGGTGCTGCGGGTCTGGGAGGCGGAGAACGTCGTCGTCTTCAAACGCTCGATGAGCACCGGGTACGCGGGCGTGCAGAACCCGCTGTTCTTCCGGGAGAACAGCCAGATGCTCTTCGGCGACGCGAAGCAGCGGGTGGAGGACATCCTCCAGGCGCTGTGA
- a CDS encoding mycothiol transferase, whose amino-acid sequence MPQPPEQTPAPLDGPATAAVDPRELLLGYLDWYRETLERKLAGLPDTLLRAPVEPMGWSPLGLVQHLGWVERRWMRWGFAAEDVIAYPAGGDAEEWGVPAGRSSQEVLAGYRAEVAAATAVAAAAALDDRARLGGRFRTPEDAPTLGRILFHLLQEYARHVGQLDIVRELLDGTTGE is encoded by the coding sequence GTGCCTCAGCCGCCCGAGCAGACGCCCGCGCCCCTGGACGGTCCGGCCACCGCGGCGGTGGACCCGCGTGAACTCCTCCTGGGGTACCTGGACTGGTACCGCGAGACGCTGGAGCGGAAGCTCGCCGGGCTCCCCGACACGCTGCTGCGGGCTCCGGTCGAGCCGATGGGCTGGTCGCCGCTCGGCCTGGTGCAGCACCTCGGCTGGGTCGAACGCCGCTGGATGCGCTGGGGGTTCGCCGCCGAGGACGTCATCGCGTACCCGGCCGGGGGCGACGCCGAGGAGTGGGGCGTGCCGGCGGGCCGGAGCAGCCAGGAGGTGCTGGCCGGCTACCGAGCGGAGGTGGCGGCGGCGACCGCGGTCGCGGCCGCCGCCGCGCTGGACGACCGGGCCCGGCTCGGCGGACGCTTCCGGACCCCGGAGGACGCGCCCACTCTCGGGCGCATCCTCTTCCACCTGCTCCAGGAGTACGCCCGCCACGTCGGGCAGCTCGACATCGTCCGCGAGCTGCTCGACGGCACGACGGGCGAGTAG
- a CDS encoding class I SAM-dependent methyltransferase — protein sequence MTGQDPAPVNVFGQDPARATVFGSAAEEYGRLRPGPCPEAVDWMAGGHHRVLDLAAGAGTLTMMLVERGHEVVAVDPDERMRAVLAARNPGVRVLEGTAERVPLPDASVDAVVVSSAWHWFDPDRARAETARVLRPGGRLAVVWNSTDNEVEWVADWRNALRDAARGQFGGPARDAAGAGDAASPSDGAGSGSNHWRRGELLRPQLDFEGSPFGDFTAEVFHCVRATTPADAAALLGTYSRLLVLPEEERRRFTALAEVALRERLGLPARDPEGAEPPVVEMPFRTLAFAATRR from the coding sequence ATGACCGGACAGGACCCCGCCCCCGTGAACGTCTTCGGGCAGGACCCCGCGCGCGCGACCGTCTTCGGGTCGGCCGCCGAGGAGTACGGGCGGCTGCGGCCGGGGCCCTGCCCGGAGGCGGTGGACTGGATGGCGGGCGGGCACCACCGGGTGCTGGACCTGGCGGCCGGCGCGGGGACGCTGACGATGATGCTGGTGGAGCGCGGCCACGAGGTGGTCGCGGTCGACCCGGACGAGCGGATGCGGGCGGTGCTGGCCGCGCGCAACCCCGGGGTGCGGGTGCTGGAGGGCACCGCCGAGCGGGTACCGCTGCCCGACGCGTCGGTGGACGCCGTGGTCGTCTCCTCGGCCTGGCACTGGTTCGACCCGGACCGGGCCCGCGCCGAGACGGCACGGGTGCTGCGGCCGGGCGGACGGCTGGCCGTGGTCTGGAACAGCACCGACAACGAGGTGGAGTGGGTCGCCGACTGGCGGAACGCGCTGCGGGACGCGGCACGCGGGCAGTTCGGCGGCCCGGCGCGCGACGCGGCGGGCGCCGGCGACGCGGCGAGTCCGTCCGACGGCGCCGGCTCCGGCAGCAACCACTGGCGCCGCGGTGAACTGCTGAGGCCCCAACTGGACTTCGAGGGCTCGCCGTTCGGGGACTTCACGGCCGAGGTGTTCCACTGCGTCCGGGCCACCACCCCCGCCGACGCGGCCGCCCTGCTGGGCACCTACAGCCGTCTCCTGGTGCTGCCGGAGGAGGAGCGGCGCCGTTTCACCGCCCTCGCCGAGGTGGCCTTGCGGGAGCGGCTGGGCCTGCCCGCGCGGGACCCCGAGGGCGCCGAACCCCCGGTGGTCGAGATGCCGTTCCGCACCCTGGCCTTCGCCGCGACCCGGCGCTGA
- a CDS encoding DUF1349 domain-containing protein codes for MTAPATEPADLTAMDWYNEPPGWTVEGTSLHVVTGDRTDFWQHTFYGFARDDGHFLSAEVSGDFTASVTVEGDFEELYDQLGLMVRADEHTWMKTGIEHTDGDPHLSAVVTNGRSDWSVLRLAGHSGPLDLRVTRHAEAVRVQFRDAGGTWQLLRLAYLDLPRTCRVGVMACSPQRAGFHARFHDLRVGEPIPRDLHG; via the coding sequence ATGACCGCGCCCGCCACCGAGCCCGCCGACCTCACCGCCATGGACTGGTACAACGAGCCGCCGGGCTGGACCGTCGAGGGGACCTCCCTGCACGTGGTCACCGGCGACCGGACGGACTTCTGGCAGCACACGTTCTACGGCTTCGCCCGCGACGACGGCCACTTCCTCTCCGCCGAGGTCAGCGGCGACTTCACCGCGTCCGTGACCGTCGAGGGCGACTTCGAGGAGCTCTACGACCAGCTCGGGCTCATGGTCCGAGCCGACGAGCACACCTGGATGAAGACCGGCATCGAGCACACCGACGGCGACCCGCACCTCAGCGCCGTGGTCACCAACGGCCGTTCGGACTGGTCCGTGCTCCGGCTGGCCGGCCACAGCGGACCGCTGGACCTGCGGGTGACCCGCCACGCCGAGGCGGTGCGCGTCCAGTTCCGCGACGCCGGCGGAACCTGGCAGCTGCTGCGGCTGGCGTACCTCGATCTGCCGCGGACCTGCCGGGTGGGCGTCATGGCGTGCTCCCCGCAGCGCGCCGGCTTCCACGCCCGCTTCCACGACCTGCGTGTCGGCGAGCCCATCCCGCGCGACCTGCACGGCTGA
- a CDS encoding Re/Si-specific NAD(P)(+) transhydrogenase subunit alpha, producing the protein MSQSAQRVGVVSESRPGETRVAATPATVAQLRKLGYEIMVESGAGLGSSLSDEAYTAAGAAVADRVAAWGADVVLAVNPPAPEEIALLREGAVLVALLAPATSPELLAALAGQGVTALAMDAVPRISRAQSLDVLSSMANIAGYRAVVEAAHRFGRFFTGQVTAAGKVPPARVLVAGAGVAGLAAIGAAGSLGAVVLATDPRPEVADQVRSLGGEYLSVESAEVEVSATGYAKEMSDDYTTRAAALYARQAPEVDIVITTALIPGRPAPRLITEEMVASMRPGSVIVDMAAAQGGNVAGTVADEVVVTANQVSIIGYTDLAGRLPGQASQLYGTNLVNLLKLLTPGKDGRAVLDLDDVVQRSVTVAREGEVTWPPPPVQVSAASPGGPAAAASPAAPAPAPRAAGQPMATRRRYELAGLTSALLFVLAGFAPSQLIGNLTVFVLAVVIGYYVIGHVHHALHTPLMSVTNAISGIIVVGALLQIGHAHTAVTVLSFVAILLASVNIFGGFAVTRRMLSMFSKD; encoded by the coding sequence ATGAGTCAGTCTGCGCAACGAGTGGGTGTCGTCTCGGAGTCGCGGCCAGGCGAAACACGGGTGGCGGCCACGCCCGCGACCGTCGCCCAACTCCGCAAGCTCGGCTACGAGATCATGGTGGAGTCCGGTGCGGGCCTGGGGTCGAGCCTGTCGGACGAGGCGTACACGGCGGCCGGGGCGGCCGTTGCGGACCGGGTCGCGGCCTGGGGGGCCGACGTGGTCCTCGCCGTCAACCCGCCCGCCCCGGAGGAGATCGCACTGCTGCGGGAGGGCGCCGTGCTGGTGGCCCTGCTCGCCCCGGCGACCAGCCCGGAGCTGCTGGCGGCCCTGGCCGGGCAGGGCGTCACCGCGCTGGCCATGGACGCGGTGCCGCGGATCTCCCGGGCCCAGTCGCTGGACGTGCTCAGCTCCATGGCGAACATCGCCGGCTACCGGGCGGTGGTGGAGGCCGCCCACCGGTTCGGCCGGTTCTTCACCGGACAGGTCACCGCCGCCGGGAAGGTGCCGCCGGCCAGGGTGCTGGTGGCCGGCGCCGGGGTGGCCGGGCTGGCCGCGATCGGCGCGGCGGGCAGCCTGGGCGCGGTCGTCCTGGCCACCGACCCGCGTCCCGAAGTAGCCGACCAGGTGCGGTCGTTGGGCGGCGAGTACCTCTCGGTGGAGTCGGCCGAGGTGGAGGTGAGCGCCACCGGCTACGCCAAGGAGATGTCGGACGACTACACCACCCGCGCGGCGGCCCTCTACGCCCGGCAGGCGCCGGAGGTGGACATCGTCATCACCACCGCGCTGATCCCGGGGCGCCCCGCGCCGCGGCTCATCACCGAGGAGATGGTGGCCTCGATGCGCCCCGGCAGCGTCATCGTGGACATGGCCGCCGCCCAGGGCGGCAACGTGGCCGGCACGGTCGCCGACGAGGTCGTCGTCACCGCCAACCAGGTCTCGATCATCGGCTACACCGACCTGGCCGGCCGGCTGCCCGGCCAGGCGTCCCAGCTGTACGGCACCAACCTGGTGAACCTCCTCAAGCTGCTCACCCCCGGCAAGGACGGCCGGGCGGTGCTGGACCTCGACGACGTGGTGCAGCGGTCGGTCACGGTGGCCCGGGAGGGCGAGGTGACGTGGCCGCCGCCCCCGGTCCAGGTGTCGGCGGCGTCCCCCGGAGGCCCGGCCGCGGCCGCGAGCCCGGCCGCCCCGGCGCCCGCGCCCAGGGCGGCCGGGCAGCCCATGGCGACCCGGCGCCGCTACGAACTGGCGGGCCTCACCTCGGCGTTGCTCTTCGTGCTGGCCGGTTTCGCGCCGAGCCAGCTGATCGGCAACCTCACCGTCTTCGTGCTGGCCGTGGTGATCGGCTACTACGTCATCGGACACGTCCACCACGCCCTGCACACGCCGCTGATGTCGGTGACCAACGCCATCTCGGGCATCATCGTGGTCGGCGCGCTGCTCCAGATCGGCCACGCCCACACGGCCGTGACGGTGCTCTCCTTCGTCGCGATCCTGCTGGCGTCGGTGAACATCTTCGGCGGCTTCGCGGTGACCCGGCGCATGCTCAGCATGTTCTCGAAGGACTGA
- a CDS encoding ABC transporter permease has protein sequence MTAYLLRRTGQAVVVVIGVMVLTFALIHLEPGSAARATLGTRATAERIAVFNAANGLDRPLAAQFATFVKQAFQGNFGTSYSLHQPVSTLIAQRLPKDVLLLGLSVLLALAVALPMGVYQAVRRDRPADHALTVVAFTLYSMPDFFFGLLLVALFSVQLHLLPSQAPQAATVGGIITDPRGLVLPVVTLTLVSLAGFSRYVRSSAISTLGQDYVLVARAKGLPEHLVLRRHVLRNSLLPVVTILGLAAPGIVTGAVIAESVFNYPGMGLLFYQAATSKDYPVLLASTLVVGVATVVGSLLADIAYGLLDPRIRYDRD, from the coding sequence GTGACGGCCTACCTGCTGCGCCGCACCGGGCAGGCCGTGGTCGTGGTGATCGGCGTGATGGTGCTGACCTTCGCGCTGATCCACCTCGAACCCGGCAGCGCCGCCCGCGCCACCCTCGGCACCAGGGCCACCGCCGAGCGGATCGCGGTCTTCAACGCCGCCAACGGCCTCGACCGGCCGCTGGCGGCGCAGTTCGCGACCTTCGTCAAGCAGGCGTTCCAGGGGAACTTCGGCACCTCCTACTCGCTGCACCAGCCGGTCTCCACGCTGATCGCGCAGCGGCTGCCGAAGGACGTGCTGCTGCTGGGCCTGTCCGTCCTGCTCGCGCTGGCCGTCGCCCTGCCGATGGGCGTCTACCAGGCGGTGCGCCGCGACCGCCCCGCCGACCACGCCCTGACCGTCGTGGCGTTCACGCTCTACTCGATGCCGGACTTCTTCTTCGGCCTGCTCCTGGTGGCGCTCTTCTCCGTGCAGCTCCACCTGCTGCCCTCGCAGGCGCCGCAGGCGGCCACCGTCGGCGGCATCATCACCGACCCGCGCGGGCTGGTGCTGCCGGTGGTCACCCTGACCCTGGTCAGCCTGGCCGGGTTCAGCCGGTACGTGCGCTCCTCGGCGATCAGCACCCTCGGCCAGGACTACGTACTGGTGGCCCGCGCCAAGGGGCTGCCGGAGCACCTGGTGCTGCGGCGGCACGTGCTGCGCAACTCGCTGCTGCCCGTGGTGACCATCCTCGGGCTCGCCGCCCCCGGCATCGTCACCGGCGCGGTCATCGCCGAGTCGGTCTTCAACTACCCGGGAATGGGGCTGCTGTTCTACCAGGCCGCGACGAGCAAGGACTACCCGGTGCTGCTCGCCTCCACGCTGGTCGTCGGCGTCGCGACCGTCGTCGGCAGCCTCCTCGCGGACATCGCCTACGGCCTCCTCGACCCCCGGATCCGCTATGACCGCGACTGA
- a CDS encoding peptide ABC transporter substrate-binding protein, with amino-acid sequence MARKRVVGRMRGAVVAALLAMTAAACTGGGGSHTAISDGRSATASHGPVKKGGTVTVAEVSAQPDFVFPLVPATNQNGYNVNLTQGMWPFLVYAGDGGSSEVNKDRSLFSSLDYSNGGKRLTIRLKDWNWSDGKPITSRDFTFVYNLLKTNYKNWQAHLQGLFPEDVTKVATPDAHTVVLDLDRAYNPDFYTDDVLSTIPLLPQHAWDKESATGAVGDYDTTAAGAKAVYSYLQKEGAKTGSFATNPLWQVVDGPWKLSEFRSNGYYSYVPNPGYSGAKPAIDKLVVSPFTTDTPEINALRSGSTLDVAGLPLNDIKQAQALKSSGYSIASEPIPGVAEIVPNFYNADVGPLLRPLYIRQALEYLIDRTQIVSKVYDGYADPGNGPVPVKAQESWATPLEKSGGPYPYSPQKATALLTAHGWKVAARGTTTCQNPGTGANQCGAGIKAGQALTFQLLYSSGRTTTDQQFAAIKSSEAQAGITLNLKSEPFNTLIGTMGTCTAASHPKSGCGWQLASYGYVPYPLYPNGSGLFDTGGSNNAGGYSDPTMDKLIKETQYSTSSSAFNEYEDYAAQQLPWLWLPLRSGILVYRTKLQGVVPLNPFSGGNNFEDWYYTS; translated from the coding sequence ATGGCACGCAAGCGCGTGGTCGGACGGATGAGAGGTGCGGTCGTGGCCGCGCTGCTGGCGATGACCGCCGCGGCGTGCACGGGCGGCGGCGGATCGCACACGGCGATCAGCGACGGCCGGAGTGCCACCGCGTCCCACGGCCCGGTGAAGAAGGGCGGGACGGTCACCGTCGCCGAGGTCTCGGCGCAGCCCGACTTCGTCTTCCCGTTGGTCCCGGCGACCAACCAGAACGGCTACAACGTCAACCTGACGCAGGGCATGTGGCCCTTCCTGGTCTATGCCGGGGACGGCGGCTCGTCCGAGGTCAACAAGGACCGCAGCCTCTTCAGCTCGCTGGACTACTCGAACGGCGGAAAGCGGCTGACCATCCGGCTCAAGGACTGGAACTGGTCGGACGGCAAGCCGATCACCAGCCGGGACTTCACCTTCGTCTACAACCTGCTGAAGACGAACTACAAGAACTGGCAGGCCCACCTCCAGGGGCTCTTCCCCGAGGACGTGACCAAGGTGGCCACGCCCGACGCGCACACCGTGGTGCTCGACCTCGACCGCGCCTACAACCCCGACTTCTACACCGACGACGTGCTCAGCACGATCCCGCTGCTGCCGCAGCACGCCTGGGACAAGGAGTCCGCCACCGGCGCGGTCGGCGACTACGACACCACCGCCGCCGGGGCGAAGGCCGTCTACAGCTACCTCCAGAAGGAGGGCGCGAAGACCGGCTCGTTCGCCACGAACCCGCTGTGGCAGGTCGTCGACGGCCCGTGGAAGCTCAGCGAGTTCCGCTCCAACGGCTACTACTCCTACGTCCCCAACCCCGGCTACTCCGGGGCCAAGCCGGCCATCGACAAGCTGGTCGTCAGCCCGTTCACCACGGACACCCCCGAGATCAACGCGCTGCGCTCGGGCAGCACCCTCGACGTGGCCGGGCTCCCGCTCAACGACATCAAGCAGGCCCAGGCCCTCAAGTCGAGCGGCTACTCGATCGCCAGCGAGCCGATCCCCGGCGTGGCCGAGATCGTGCCCAACTTCTACAACGCCGACGTCGGCCCGCTGCTGCGCCCGTTGTACATCCGGCAGGCGCTGGAGTACCTCATCGACCGGACGCAGATCGTCTCCAAGGTCTACGACGGCTACGCCGATCCGGGCAACGGACCCGTCCCGGTGAAGGCCCAGGAGAGCTGGGCCACCCCGCTGGAGAAGTCCGGCGGCCCCTACCCGTACTCGCCGCAGAAGGCGACGGCGCTGCTCACCGCGCACGGCTGGAAGGTGGCGGCGCGCGGCACGACCACCTGCCAGAACCCCGGGACCGGGGCGAACCAGTGCGGCGCGGGCATCAAGGCCGGCCAGGCCCTGACCTTCCAGCTCCTCTACTCCTCCGGCCGGACCACCACCGACCAGCAGTTCGCCGCGATCAAGTCCTCCGAGGCGCAGGCCGGCATCACCCTGAACCTCAAGTCGGAGCCGTTCAACACCCTGATCGGCACCATGGGCACCTGCACCGCCGCCTCCCACCCGAAGTCGGGCTGCGGCTGGCAGCTGGCGAGCTACGGCTACGTGCCCTACCCGCTCTACCCCAACGGCTCCGGCCTCTTCGACACCGGCGGCAGCAACAACGCGGGCGGCTACTCCGACCCGACGATGGACAAGCTGATCAAGGAGACCCAGTACAGCACCTCCAGCTCGGCGTTCAACGAGTACGAGGACTACGCCGCCCAACAACTCCCCTGGCTGTGGCTGCCATTGCGCAGCGGCATCCTGGTCTACCGGACCAAGCTCCAAGGCGTCGTCCCGCTCAACCCGTTCTCCGGCGGCAACAACTTCGAGGACTGGTACTACACCTCATGA
- a CDS encoding cold-shock protein, protein MVAGRVVRFDGARGYGFIAPETGGEDVFLHVNDLLIPESFVRSGVQVEFEVEDGERGLKASSVRLAHDADPVSRTPRPVGGGDLEDPMCDVLSEDEYTRDVTELLIKSAPWLTGEQIVQIRGQFVRFGKGHGWIED, encoded by the coding sequence ATGGTTGCCGGTCGGGTCGTGCGGTTCGACGGTGCGCGCGGTTACGGGTTCATCGCACCGGAGACCGGTGGGGAGGACGTCTTCCTGCACGTCAACGATCTGCTGATCCCGGAGTCGTTCGTCCGCTCCGGAGTGCAGGTCGAGTTCGAGGTCGAGGACGGCGAGCGGGGGCTGAAGGCCTCCTCGGTCCGGTTGGCGCACGACGCCGACCCCGTCAGCCGGACGCCGCGTCCCGTCGGCGGCGGCGACCTGGAGGACCCGATGTGCGACGTGCTCAGCGAGGACGAGTACACCCGGGACGTCACGGAGCTGCTGATCAAGTCGGCGCCCTGGCTGACGGGTGAGCAGATCGTGCAGATCCGGGGCCAGTTCGTCCGCTTCGGCAAGGGCCACGGCTGGATCGAGGACTGA
- a CDS encoding ABC transporter permease has product MTATDHGPVPAGDHSPVPAGPPATGRDAEAGPTATLGAGRLTVATLLRNRRAQAGLSLILLVVLFCFLGPLLYRTDQVTVHLDLAELPPGGGHPLGTDAGGYDVLGRLMAGGRSSLELGFAVAVATTVIGTLYGAFAGYLGGIVDSLMMRAVDTFLAVPGLVLLLIMVSMFTPSLGGIILLLSLLSWLSPARLVRGEVLTLRTREFVQASRMMGGSGARVVLRHLVPNAAGVVIVSATFTVADSILMLSTLSFLGLGLPPPHADWGTMLTGGLDFLYDGYWWLVYPPAVILIITVVAFNLLGDALHDALDVRSDRT; this is encoded by the coding sequence ATGACCGCGACTGACCACGGCCCCGTCCCGGCCGGTGACCACAGCCCCGTCCCGGCCGGACCGCCCGCGACCGGCCGGGACGCCGAAGCAGGGCCGACCGCCACCCTGGGCGCCGGCCGGCTGACGGTTGCCACCCTGCTGCGCAACCGCCGGGCCCAGGCCGGGCTCTCCCTGATCCTCCTCGTCGTCCTCTTCTGCTTCCTCGGCCCGCTCCTCTACCGGACCGACCAGGTGACGGTCCACCTCGACCTCGCCGAACTCCCGCCCGGCGGCGGCCATCCGCTGGGCACCGACGCGGGAGGCTACGACGTGCTGGGCCGGCTGATGGCCGGCGGACGGTCCTCGCTGGAACTCGGCTTCGCGGTGGCCGTGGCCACCACCGTCATCGGCACCCTCTACGGCGCGTTCGCCGGATACCTCGGCGGCATCGTCGACTCGCTCATGATGCGGGCCGTCGACACCTTCCTCGCCGTCCCCGGCCTGGTACTGCTGCTGATCATGGTCAGCATGTTCACGCCCTCGCTGGGCGGGATCATCCTGCTGCTCTCACTGCTGTCCTGGCTGTCGCCCGCCCGCCTCGTCCGCGGTGAGGTACTCACCCTGCGCACCCGGGAGTTCGTGCAGGCCTCGCGGATGATGGGCGGGTCCGGAGCGCGGGTGGTGCTGCGCCACCTCGTGCCGAACGCCGCCGGGGTCGTCATCGTCAGCGCCACCTTCACCGTCGCGGACTCGATCCTCATGCTGTCCACCCTCAGCTTCCTCGGCCTGGGACTGCCGCCGCCGCACGCGGACTGGGGCACCATGCTCACCGGCGGCCTGGACTTCCTCTACGACGGCTACTGGTGGCTGGTGTACCCGCCCGCGGTGATCCTGATCATCACCGTGGTGGCGTTCAACCTGCTCGGCGACGCACTCCACGACGCCCTGGACGTCCGCTCCGACCGGACCTGA
- a CDS encoding ABC transporter ATP-binding protein: MESPGREDPEPEHPDPVGGGPGAGGGVPPLLEARGLVRVYPLRGARLPGRPRRAVHAVSDVSFTLAPGETFGLVGESGCGKTTLGRLLVGLDRPDAGTVALDGTDLGSLRGRELRRRRRDLQMVFQDPFSSLDPRMRVSAILREPLAIQGIGTAREQHARVADLMAEVGLPKRGLDLFPHEFSGGQRQRVGLARALALTPKVIVADEPVSALDVSVRAQVLNLMKRLQAAHGLSYVVISHDLAVVRHLADRIGVMYLGRLVESGTAEDVCVRPAHPYTAGLLAAVPVPDPAAERAKRGQAPGGELPDPAAPPSGCRFRTRCPLAQERCAREEPLPRAFGPGHTAACHFPLRTPLEDHADGAGADRVRPEGLSR, from the coding sequence GTGGAGAGTCCTGGGCGGGAAGACCCGGAACCGGAGCACCCGGACCCGGTCGGCGGCGGTCCGGGCGCCGGGGGAGGGGTGCCGCCGCTGCTCGAAGCGCGCGGTCTGGTCCGCGTGTACCCGCTGCGCGGCGCCCGGCTGCCCGGCCGGCCCCGACGGGCCGTGCACGCGGTCTCCGACGTCTCGTTCACGCTCGCGCCGGGCGAGACCTTCGGCCTGGTGGGCGAGTCCGGCTGCGGCAAGACCACCCTCGGCCGGCTGCTGGTCGGCCTGGACCGGCCCGACGCGGGCACCGTCGCCCTGGACGGCACCGACCTCGGCTCCCTGCGCGGACGCGAGCTGCGCCGGCGCCGCCGCGACCTCCAGATGGTCTTCCAGGACCCCTTCTCCTCGCTCGACCCGCGCATGCGGGTCAGCGCGATCCTGCGCGAGCCGCTGGCCATCCAGGGCATCGGCACCGCCCGCGAGCAGCACGCCCGGGTGGCCGACCTCATGGCCGAGGTGGGCCTGCCGAAGCGCGGCCTCGACCTCTTCCCGCACGAGTTCTCCGGCGGCCAGCGCCAACGCGTCGGCCTGGCCCGGGCGCTGGCGCTCACCCCCAAGGTGATCGTCGCCGACGAGCCCGTCTCCGCCCTGGACGTGTCGGTCCGGGCCCAGGTGCTCAACCTGATGAAGCGCCTGCAGGCCGCGCACGGGCTGTCGTACGTGGTCATCTCGCACGACCTGGCCGTGGTGCGGCACCTGGCCGACCGGATCGGCGTGATGTACCTGGGCCGGCTGGTCGAGTCCGGCACGGCGGAGGACGTCTGCGTGCGGCCCGCGCACCCGTACACCGCCGGGCTGCTGGCCGCCGTGCCCGTCCCGGACCCGGCCGCCGAGCGGGCCAAGCGCGGGCAGGCCCCCGGCGGGGAACTCCCCGATCCGGCGGCGCCGCCGAGCGGGTGCCGGTTCCGTACCCGCTGCCCGCTCGCCCAGGAGCGCTGCGCCCGCGAGGAGCCGCTGCCGCGCGCCTTCGGCCCCGGCCACACCGCGGCCTGCCACTTCCCGCTGCGCACCCCCCTTGAGGACCACGCGGACGGGGCCGGTGCCGACCGGGTCCGGCCGGAGGGGCTCAGCCGCTGA